A genomic stretch from Psilocybe cubensis strain MGC-MH-2018 chromosome 1, whole genome shotgun sequence includes:
- a CDS encoding Copper homeostasis protein cutC-like protein (Copper homeostasis protein cutC homolog) — protein sequence MMAAISDSVLIEVCVDSVQSAVAAVQGGADRLEICGNLGLGGGTTPSIGLFRSIQRAVPNASLMVMIRPRVGDFFYSKEDVGVMLEDIRMFKNFGHVRGFVVGALTKDGRVDVERMRLFVDEILPLEVCFHRAFDMTRDPLQALSDIIDIGGVARILTSGHQPKAPDGVNTLEKLFARRKEIVGDAVWGLTIMPGSGINENTLPVLMSQLLPLGLREVHLSGGKWIPGDMSFKRAGMAMGVDQETEWKIWRTQKDEIRKVREVARNMWLQYSSSKSPVT from the exons ATGATGGCGGCGATTTCAGACTCTGTGCTCATAGAAGTGTGTGTTGACTCGGTGCAATCAGCCGTCGC GGCTGTACAAGGAGGCGCAGACAGGCTAGAGATATGCGGCAACTTAGGGCTCGGCGGTGGTACAACGCCCAGCATAGGTCTTTTTAGATCCATACAACGCGCAGTTCCGAACGCGTCCTTAATG GTTATGATCAGACCACGCGTTGGGGATTTTTTCTATAGCAAAGAGGATGTTGGGGTCATGCTGGAGGACATTCGAATGTTCAAGAATTTTGGGCATGTGCGAGGCTTTGTCGTAGGAGCTTTGACTAAAGATGGACGCGTCGATGTCGAGCGCATGAGATT GTTTGTGGATGAAATTTTGCCCTTGGAAG TTTGTTTTCATCGGGCGTTTGATATGACCCGAGACCCATTACAAG CCTTGTCTGATATCATCGACATTGGCGGAGTGGCCCGAATATTGACGAG TGGTCATCAGCCGAAGGCTCCCGACGGAGTAAATACGTTAGAGAAGCTTTTTGCCAGGCGCAAGGAAATTGTAGGAGATGCTGTATGGGGCTTGACAATCATGCCGGGTTCAGGCATCAACGAAAATACCCTCCCAGTTTTGATGAGCCAACTGCTGCCATTAGGTCTCAGGGAGGTACATCTCAGTGGAGGGAAATGGATTCCAGGAGATATGTCCTTCAAACGCGCGGGCATGGCGATGGGTGTTGACCAAGAAACAGAATGGAAAATCTGGCGTACTCAGAAAGACGAAATCAGAAAAGTCAGGGAGGTGGCGAGAAATATGTGGCTCCAGTATAGTTCAAGCAAGAGTCCTGTTACGTAG
- a CDS encoding FAD-linked oxidoreductase patO: MHLKQALLTAFAVSGLSYANSVNHRAECKCGPTDECWPSTAKWAALNNTVDGRLIKTIPIGSVCHNTTIVDSVEINTFDAEKCAEVQANWHFPQWHELSSSSIMTPWWSNNSCNPFEPTESICNMGTYVNYAVNVSTVAHVQAAIAFARQHNIRFVIRNTGHDYMGKSTGYGSLAIWTHHVKGMELIANYNTSYYSGPAVKGYAGTIVNELYSFTAEHGYLSVGGECPTVGWAGGYTSGGGHSALSSWKGLAADQTLEFEVILANGDFITASRTNNSDLWWALSGGGPGNYAVVWSMTAKIFPDVHVTSAVITAPQGTISNDTFWDFISFYHTLVPSYVDAGAYAYAFYNVGYFQLWPLFVPNKTTEEVNDLVAPLTAKLAELGFNFTSSIDTYPTFKQAYDASFGAINTGEFQFGGRLIPRSTLLTNGTALTNTVRHIAEGGAAIIEVGIAPSEAVGGNPGNSVLPAWRDSVMYIIPAAPWYDAAGSLEKNIAVRKTITYDWDEKLRQLAPNSGAYMSEADGDNPKWKEDWYGANYVSLLKIKAKYDKDKFFYAEKAVGSEYWSVDVDGKMCRAKTPGINK, translated from the exons ATGCATCTCAAGCAGGCGTTGTTGACTGCCTTTGCAGTGTCTGGTCTATCATACGCAAATTCAGTCAATCATCGGGCAGAATGTAAATGTGGGCCGACGGACGAGTGCTGGCCATCTACTGCAAAGTGGGCAGCGTTAAATAACACCGTCGATGGACGCCTTATCAAGACTATTCCCATTGGAAGTGTTTGTCATAACACTACTATTGTTGACTCTGTCGAGATAAATACGTTCGATGCGGAAAAATGTGCTGAAGTCCAAGCCAATTGGCATTTCCCACAG TGGCATGAGCTGTCATCAAGCTCAATCATGACACCCTGGTGGTCGAATAATTCATGCAATCCGTTTGAGCCGACTGAATCTATATGCAATATGGGAACTTATGTCAACTATGCAGTAAACGTGTCGACAGTCGCGCATGTGCAAGCCGCTATCGCGTTTGCCAGGCAACATAACATCCGCTTCGTAATTCGTAATACTGGTCACGATTACATGGGCAAATCTACTGGCTACGGCTCACTCGCCATCTGGACCCACCATGTCAAAGGCATGGAACTGATCGCAAATTACAACACGTCTTATTACAGTGGACCTGCTGTAAAGGGCTACGCTGGAACCATAGTCAACGAGCTCTATTCGTTCACAGCCGAGCATGGGTACCTGTCGGTTGGTGGAGAATGCCCTACAGTCGGTTGGGCTGGAGGTTACACGAGCGGAGGTGGACATTCTGCTCTCAGTTCATGGAAGGGGCTTGCAGCTGATCAGACTTTGGAATTTGAGGTGATCCTTGCCAATGGAGACTTCATCACTGCGTCTCGCACTAACAATTCTGACCTCTGGTGGGCACTCTCTGGCGGAGGACCTGGAAACTATGCTGTCGTTTGGTCAATGACTGCTAAAATCTTTCCTGACGTGCACGTCACATCCGCGGTTATCACAGCACCTCAGGGAACCATTAGCAACGATACATTCTGGGACTTCATCAGCTTTTACCACACCCTTGTACCTTCCTATGTCGATGCAGGCGCTTATGCTTATGCATTCTATAACGTCGGGTATTTCCAGCTTTGGCCCCTCTTCGTACCTAACAAGACGACCGAAGAAGTTAACGATTTGGTTGCACCCCTCACCGCGAAGCTCGCCGAGCTTGGATTCAACTTTACCTCCTCAATCGACACCTACCCCACCTTCAAACAAGCCTACGACGCATCGTTTGGTGCAATCAACACCGGCGAATTCCAGTTCGGTGGACGTCTTATTCCGCGATCAACCCTTCTCACCAATGGAACGGCACTAACAAATACTGTTCGCCACATTGCTGAAGGTGGTGCTGCCATCATCGAAGTCGGCATTGCGCCATCGGAAGCCGTCGGCGGAAATCCAGGAAACTCTGTCCTACCTGCTTGGCGCGACAGCGTCATGTATATCATTCCCGCTGCCCCGTGGTACGATGCTGCAGGGTCTCTTGAAAAGAACATCGCAGTCCGCAAAACTATTACTTATGACTGGGACGAGAAGCTGCGGCAACTGGCTCCGAACTCCGGCGCCTACATGTCTGAAGCGGACGGCGACAACCCAAAGTGGAAAGAGGACTGGTACGGCGCTAATTACGTGAGCTTACTGAAGATTAAGGCCAAGTACGACAAGGACAAGTTTTTCTACGCAGAGAAAGCGGTAGGAAGCGAATACTGGTCGGTCGATGTGGATGGCAAGATGTGTCGTGCGAAGACCCCCGGAATTAACAAGTAA
- a CDS encoding Acyl-CoA desaturase, whose translation MSQAVKTKSASENAPEGAQPQVWWSNAVFFILVHVAAAVGVYYLPPWAVHKKTLLLWFLTWQMSDFGITIGYHRLYSHKAFRATLGVRVVLAILGSAAFQGSIKRFTDDPVHDPYAATRGLFYSHMGWIFYKPNYTRMALIEKDDLESDPGPSLADWDPSKWIIIALQQLGLVASLRRARKEDLDEAIHHMKKKASTGVDEPEDRRWDGETWNNVQVVDFAKAKTGRCIVLIDGYAVDVTAYLGQHPGGAKLLREYSIRLTSDIDSWRKADWAFKGGLNNHSRAARRQMREMRVAKLVD comes from the exons ATGTCTCAGGCCGTCAAGACCAAGAGTGCTTCTGAAAACGCCCCTGAAGGCGCTCAACCTCAAGTTTGGTGGTCTAACGCTGTCTTCTTCATTCTAGTTCACGTTGCGGCGGCCGTGGGGGTGTATTACTTGCCACCTTGGGCTGTTCACAAGAAGACGTTGTTGCTGTGGTTCCTGACATGGCAAATGTCTGATTTTGG TATTACGATTGGGTACCATAGACTGTACTCGCACAAGGCGTTTCGCGCCACATTAGGCGTTCGCGTCGTTTTGGCTATATTAGGGTCGGCTGCATTTCAAGGTTCTATCAAG AGATTTACGGACGACCCGGTTCACGATCC ATATGCTGCCACGCGAGGTTTGTTCTACTCCCATATGGGCTGGATATTTTACAAGCCGAATTACACGCGCATGGCATTGATAGAGAAGGATGACCTCGAGAGTGATCCAG GGCCGTCTTTGGCTGACTGGGATCCAAGCAAATGGATCATTATAGCATTACAGCAACTGGGTCTTGTGGCGTCACTTCGTCGGGCCCGCAAAGAAGATCTTGATGAGGCTATCCATCATATGAAAAAGAAAGCGTCAACCGGCGTTGACGAACCAGAAGATAGAAGATGGGACGGAGAAACTTGGAACAATGTCCAGGTAGTAGATTTCGCAAAAGCGAAGACTGGAAGGTGTATTGTGCTGATAGACGGATATGCGGTTGACGTCACTGCGTATCTTGGACAGCAT CCTGGGGGTGCAAAGCTATTGAGGGAGTACTCTATCAGACTTACAAGTGATATAGATTCATGGAGGAAGGCGGATTGGGCATTCAAGGGCGGACTGAACAACCATTCTCGTGCCGCGAGGAGACAGATGCGGGAAATGAGAGTAGCGAAGCTCGTTGACTGA
- a CDS encoding putative oxidoreductase C19A8.06, translating to MVLGVLEALVYTYFPTQYTVHIAIGIVSILALRVFSQGRRTTRERDLHNRTILLTGGFTPLGLTLIQSLAQRGAHIIALSPDPIDSENITILVDLLRTTTSNEEIYADECDLTSPASIRAFCTKFLTEKEQRLDAIIFAHEHKHIGVPSIFSRSSKEQDQKARDANSLATFLITTLLLPALLVAPPERDIRIINVVNPFYAAAAGLPFSPSFVIPGSEEPSTSKSIFLEEGRRSLRSVVFTRHLQRILDALPTAAQVPKTEEGSTSVPVVSPKIQKSNIVAISASPGIGRVDTVSNFLNADLLSPTGSYFGLFLYLVLQPILRIVTKSPTLAMQSILHVLFLPTPFKILSVAANTANSKVATQGPLDTSLPEEVLLPGALYANCAAVKLNVKVPEELVERDREAKAGEKRKTGKGKSKATEEILDIADDGEYGGELAGRLVWEEYEGALKVWESQNPGDVEKEKKKYASSTAKAPPKVSPMTDAAEDPNVY from the exons ATGGTATTAGGCGTTTTAGAGGCATTGGTATACACCTATTTCCCAACACAGTATACCGTGCACATTGCTATTGGCATTGTCAGCATACTCGCCCTCAGGGTTTTCTCGCAGGGCCGACGAACGACTCGAGAACGAGATCTACACAACAGAACCATCTTATTGACG GGAGGTTTCACGCCGCTGGGACTAACACTTATTCAATCATTGGCTCAACGAGGCGCACATATAATCGCACTTTCTCCAGATCCTATAGATTCTGAAAATATCACTATTTTGGTTGATCTCTTACGGACTACTACCTCTAACGAAGAGATATACGCGGACGAATGCGACCTAACATCCCCCGCCTCCATAAGGGCATTTTGTACCAAGTTCCTGACCGAAAAGGAGCAGAGACTAGACGCAATCATATTTGCTCATGAACACAAACATATTGGGGTACCCAGCATTTTCTCCCGAAGTTCGAAGGAGCAGGATCAGAAAGCGAGGGACGCCAACTCTCTGGCTACGTTCTTGATCACCACCCTGCTACTTCCAGCTCTCCTGGTAGCTCCTCCGGAACGAGATATACGAATAATCAATGTTGTAAACCCCTTTTATGCCGCAGCTGCAGGACTCCCCTTTTCTCCATCATTTGTTATCCCAGGATCTGAGGAACCGTCGACTTCCAAGTCCATATTTCTTGAAGAGGGGCGAAGGTCGCTGCGATCTGTTGTCTTCACTAGACATCTTCAGCGGATTCTCGATGCCCTTCCGACAGCGGCCCAAGTACCCAAAACAGAAGAAGGCAGTACATCTGTGCCTGTTGTCAGCCCTAAAATCCAGAAATCAAATATTGTTGCTATTTCAGCATCTCCAGGGATTGGCAGAGTCGATACAGTTTCAAACTTCCTTAACGCCGATCTTCTTTCACCGACGGGTTCTTACTTTGGGCTGTTCCT ATATCTTGTATTGCAACCTATACTCCGAATTGTTACCAAATCGCCTACATTAGCTATGCAAAGCATTCTACACGTACTATTCCTGCCAACGCCGTTCAAGATCCTCTCTGTCGCTGCAAATACTGCAAATTCCAAAGTTGCTACTCAAGGGCCCCTGGATACCTCTTTGCCTGAAGAAGTCCTTCTTCCTGGTGCTCTGTATGCCAATTGTGCAGCGGTGAAGCTCAACGTCAAAGTACCCGAAGAATTAGTAGAAAGGGATCGAGAGGCCAAGGctggagaaaaaagaaaaacaggaaaagggaaaagcaAAGCCACTGAAGAAATCCTAGATATTGCTGATGATGGAGAGTACGGAGGAGAGCTGGCTGGTCGTTTGGTTTGGGAAGAATATGAGGGCGCCCTTAAAGTCTGGGAAAGTCAAAATCCAGGAGatgttgaaaaagaaaaaaagaaatatgcttCGAGCACGGCAAAGGCACCACCCAAAGTCTCCCCGATGACGGATGCGGCAGAAGATCCAAACGTATATTAA
- a CDS encoding Palmitoyltransferase PFA4, with product MVTKRVLYSTGGTYWDNPSALELIMIVMNYVACIPVLLAVGGFSIYHFFSLIRNTTTIEGWEKDKISIMVKRGKTREVKFPYDLGMRRNVESVLGRNPLLWCCPIRPPGSGLKFQLSDSDGAPWPPKEDKTKTWSASESSEDAIDMSPSASPWTYKNGSVNPALSASNSQMRTRRRRTPKRNIPGTSSLPPYHPNYKEEEEYHDYYTTSSEEEEISNSVPGNVRVRRGSEGYEVLPSGREDMLRRYLTEIGEEPGRYIRYIPQPDETDSDDDKPLIYTMANGEQ from the exons ATGGTCACGAAGCGAGTGCTTTATTCGACAGGAGGAACTTATTGG GATAATCCATCAGCATTGGAACTCATCATGATAGTGATGAACTATGTTGCTTGTATACCTGTACTTCTCGCTGTTGGAGGATtcag TATATACcatttcttctctttgattAGAAATACTACAACGATTGAAGGTTGGGAAAAGGATAAAATATCAATTATGGTAAAACGAGGAAAAACTCGTGAG GTCAAATTTCCATAT GATCTTGGTATGCGACGCAACGTAGAATCTGTTCTAGGCCGCAATCCTTTATTATGGTGTTGTCCAATCCGACCCCCGGGCTCGGGTCTCAAAtttcaattatctgattcgGATG GAGCCCCGTGGCCTCCTAAGGAAGATAAAACAAAAACCTGGTCAGCATCTGAATCTTCTGAAGATGCCATCGATATGTCGCCAAGTGCATCTCCCTGGACTTACAAAAATGGATCTGTAAATCCCGCACTGAGCGCGTCTAATTCCCAAATGCGCACGCGGAGACGTCGGACGCCCAAACGAAACATACCGGGAACATCCTCCTTACCTCCATACCATCCTAACTataaagaggaagaagaatatCACGATTACTATACTACCAGctcggaggaggaagagataTCCAACTCGGTCCCAGGCAATGTCCGCGTTCGAAGAGGATCAGAGGGTTATGAGGTTCTACCATCAGGACGCGAAGACATGCTCAGGCGATACTTGACAGAGATTGGCGAGGAGCCTGGTCGATACATTCGTTATATTCCCCAACCAGACGAAACCGACTCCGATGATGATAAACCACTTATATACACCATGGCCAATGGTGAACAGTAG
- a CDS encoding Protein polybromo-1, whose product MSKRELEALNGLGDHDGSRHNKRRREAGGSSSDVDVTMSDPVVPAATNGGGSIGQVKEQGLKLWQTVKDATKDDIFLRKPSKRLYPDYYVIIKQPIALEDIKKALENNEYSSLEAVKNDFDLLFGNAKQYNLPESIIYQDAKELLKLVHKTYNKMVPKEEDGENNKPKPPSLNRLIKVRLEKLVAKTTSDGRVLSTEFMQLPSRKLWPIYYKEIKSPMAFDIVSKRIKQKEYQSSAAFAADVEKIFSNALAFNAEEAQIWHDAMTLRDYFRQLMSDLPPPHNLPEYTKPSNKIKIKPPHATQPTASSSHLPAQKQESAGLTLRVPAPHQHKASPKATTSTLPIPTPTPVPAPATAPTPAPTLPVAPVTAAKKVASPKISTPKTTTSQLPSSIKAPTPGKAPTPVPPIQQTISFVNATSSHYPRAPYAPPNATSVPSPVPTPLQPNAIRPTSAVSIAHSASQSPAPVVLPLSHQLKSINLRIQPSGRTLSLDHRDGVKGWALRLMPGETTVYVSNIMFMGDEEDEESSEEEEDDIDMDVDVESGSVSPKNGRKKGKGRGRGRPPKATTMAAKAAATKAAKDAKKKTVTKIGEVQLKLNKFAVKEQPDQTGEWSVYLPVGSNVIEVGETGGMVWKVYAERLGDV is encoded by the exons ATGTCCAAGAGAGAGCTTGAAGCGCTAAACGGTTTAGGGGACCACGATGGATCAAGGCATAATAAGCGACGCAGAGAAGCGGGTGGATCGTCCTCGGACGTGGATGTAACAATGTCGGATCCTGTGGTACCCGCTGCAACAAATGGTGGTGGCAGTATTGGACAGGTGAAAGAGCAAGGGTTGAAGTTGTGGCAGACTGTGAAAGATGCAACCAAAGA TGACATCTTCCTACGCAAACCATCCAAGCGCCTCTACCCAGACTACTATGTTATTATCAAGCAACCAATTGCACTTGAAGATATCAAGAAGGCTCTCGAGAACAATGAATACTCGTCCCTAGAAGCCGTCAAGAATGATTTCGATCTGCTTTTTGGCAATGCGAAACAGTACAACCTGCCTGAAAGCATCATATATCAGGATGCAAAGGAACTACTG AAACTGGTACACAAGACATACAACAAGATGGTGCCcaaggaggaagatggagaGAACAACAAACCTAAACCTCCTTCGCTCAACAGGCTAATCAAGGTCAGACTGGAGAAGCTGGTTGCAAAAACTACATCCGA CGGGCGAGTTTTGTCAACGGAGTTCATGCAGCTTCCCTCAAGAAAGTTATGGCCTATCTACTATAAAGAAATTAAGAGTCCTATGGCTTTCGACATTGTTTCA AAACGGATCAAACAGAAAGAGTATCAATCATCTGCAGCATTCGCCGCCGACGTGGAAAAGATATTCTCCAACGCGCTGGCTTTCAACGCAGAAGAAGCTCAGATATGGCATGACGCCATGACTTTGCGG GATTACTTCCGACAGCTAATGTCAGATCTACCTCCTCCTCACAATCTTCCGGAATATACCAAACCGTCGAATAAAATTAAGATTAAGCCTCCTCATGCAACCCAACCTACTGCCTCTAGTTCACATCTTCCAGCGCAAAAGCAAGAATCCGCTGGCCTTACCCTTCGAGTGCCTGCCCCACATCAACACAAGGCATCGCCCAAAGCAACAACCTCTACGTTGCCTATACCTACACCTACTCCCGTACCCGCACCCGCAACAGCACCTACTCCCGCACCCACCCTTCCTGTTGCACCGGTCACAGCGGCCAAAAAGGTTGCCTCACCCAAAATCTCCACGCCGAAGACAACTACTTCACAGTTACCTTCCTCCATCAAAGCTCCTACGCCTGGCAAAGCTCCAACCCCCGTTCCACCAATCCAACAAACAATCTCTTTCGTCAACGCAACATCGTCTCATTACCCTCGGGCACCTTACGCTCCTCCAAATGCTACAAGTGTGCCATCTCCGGTCCCCACTCCCCTGCAGCCTAATGCCATACGCCCGACATCTGCTGTTTCCATCGCACATTCTGCCTCTCAATCACCTGCCCCTGTTGTCCTCCCTCTTAGTCACCAATTGAAGTCGATAAACCTTCGAATACAACCGTCGGGACGCACACTGAGTCTGGACCACCGAGATGGGGTCAAAGGGTGGGCTTTGCGGCTAATGCCAGGAGAAACTACGGTTTATGTTAGCAATATCATGTTCATGGgtgatgaggaagatgaggagagcagtgaggaagaggaggacgaTATAGATATGGATGTTGACGTAGAGAGTGGGTCGGTGTCTCCGAAGAATGGGCGGAAGAAGGGTAAAGGTCGCGGAAGAGGTCGACCTCCTAAAGCTACTACAATGGCAGCCAAGGCTGCTGCTACAAAAGCGGCGAAGGATGCGAAGAAAAAGACTGTGACCAAAATTGGAGAAGTTCAACTTAAACTTAACAAATTTGCGGTCAAGGAGCAACCTGATCAAACGGGTGAATGGAGTGTATATTTGCCTGTTGGCTCGAATGTCATTGAAGTTGGGGAAACTGGAGGGATGGTATGGAAGGTCTATGCAGAAAGGTTAGGGGATGTGTAA